In Oncorhynchus masou masou isolate Uvic2021 chromosome 10, UVic_Omas_1.1, whole genome shotgun sequence, a single genomic region encodes these proteins:
- the hce2l1 gene encoding hatching enzyme 1.2, protein MKLMISLGIILGMMTYTSALPIQNSSVIQEVRGRLKRGNSEVLRDPEDVNAMDRILRTNGRLGSPRARGLSFREGDIASSYNIQSRSAITCPGNSCLWPKSVDGNVYVPYIISPQYDDMDRITIEMGMLDILLETCVKFVPRSHETNFLDIQPRFGCWSFLGMTEGPQPISLQSPGCMWSGIVSHELMHALGFVHEQSRSDRDRHVSIIWENIRKGQKHNFKKYQTNNLNTVYDYGSIMHYGRYAFSEDGSPTIIPKPDPNTPIGQRDGPSVLDIQKINLLYECGGLV, encoded by the exons ATGAAACTCATGATCTCTCTAGGAATCATCTTGGGAATGATGACCTATACCTCCGCTCTACCTATCCAG AATTCATCCGTGATACAAGAAGTGAGAGGGAGGTTGAAAAGAGGAAACTCAG AGGTGCTTAGGGATCCAGAAGACGTGAATGCAATGGACAGGATCCTGAGGACCAATGGGA GGCTGGGCAGCCCTAGAGCCCGAGGCCTGTCCTTCAGGGAAGGAGACATTGCCAGCTCCTACAACATACAGAGCCGCAGTGCCATAACCTGCCCTGGTAACTCCTGCCTCTGGCCCAAGTCAGTGGATGGAAATGTCTATGTTCCCTACATTATCTCTCCACAATATG ATGACATGGATCGAATCACCATAGAGATGGGAATGCTGGACATCTTACTTGAAACGTGTGTGAAGTTTGTTCCTCGCAGCCATGAAACCAACTTCCTGGATATACAGCCCAGGTTTGG TTGCTGGTCATTCCTGGGTATGACTGAAGGCCCTCAGCCCATCTCCCTGCAGTCCCCTGGGTGCATGTGGTCTGGCATCGTCTCCCATGAACTCATGCACGCTCTGGGCTTTGTGCACGAGCAGTCCCGCTCTGACCGGGATCGCCATGTTTCTATCATATGGGAAAACATCAGGAAGG GTCAGAAGCATAACTTTAAGAAGTACCAGACCAACAACCTCAATACTGTCTATGATTACGGCTCCATCATGCACTATGGCAG GTATGCCTTCTCAGAGGACGGTAGCCCAACCATCATCCCCAAACCAGATCCCAACACTCCTATTGGTCAGCGAGATGGACCCAGTGTTCTGGACATACAGAAGATAAACCTACTGTATGAATGTG GTGGCCTGGTGTAA
- the hce2l2 gene encoding hatching enzyme 1.2 — protein sequence MMDLTVSSLLSMVVYTCCTWAIPAQSTSVSSKRFPKSYSDDHIVRSEMTAMDQIIEANEMQAAQVPDGTRFRDGDIAVTTGRRSKVCFARSCLWSKSVDGHVYIAYRLSLDYSDLDQRIIKSGMENMERGTCVRFVPWTHQRDYLDIQPKSGCWSYLGQRGGRQTLSLQSPDCMLSGVASHELMHALGFVHEHSRIDRDNYVTVLWENIWKDRVRNFEKFKTNSLDVPYDYDSIMHFGMYSYSEDGDPTIKPKRKNHNNHLGQRTGLSQLDKMKINKLYKCETLDD from the exons ATGATGGACTTGACTGTGTCTTCCCTGCTGTCCATGgtggtttacacctgttgtacaTGGGCCATACCTGCTCAG AGTACCTCAGTGAGCTCCAAAAGGTTCCCTAAAAGTTATTCAG ATGATCACATTGTACGCAGTGAGATGACAGCGATGGATCAAATCATAGAGGCCAATGAGATGCAAG CTGCCCAGGTTCCAGACGGCACTCGTTTCAGGGATGGAGATATCGCTGTGACCACCGGGAGGCGCTCCAAAGTCTGTTTCGCACGCAGCTGTCTGTGGTCCAAGTCGGTGGACGGACATGTCTACATCGCATACAGGCTGTCATTGGACTACA GTGATTTGGATCAGAGGATAATAAAGTCTGGTATGGAGAACATGGAGAGAGGTACCTGTGTGCGCTTTGTTCCATGGACACACCAGAGGGACTACCTGGATATTCAGCCTAAGTCTGG gtgTTGGTCGTACCTAGGGCAGCGTGGTGGCAGACAGACTTTATCTCTACAGTCTCCTGACTGTATGTTGTCTGGCGTGGCCTCCCACGAACTCATGCACGCCCTGGGCTTCGTGCACGAACATTCCCGCATCGACCGCGACAACTATGTCACTGTCCTGTGGGAGAACATTTGGAagg ATCGCGTACGGAACTTTGAGAAGTTCAAAACCAACTCTCTGGACGTTCCCTATGACTACGACTCCATCATGCACTTTGGGAT GTATTCGTATTCAGAGGATGGAGATCCTACCATCAAACCTAAGAGGAAGAACCACAACAACCATCTGGGGCAGAGGACCGGTCTCAGTCAACTGGACAAGATGAAGATTAACAAACTCTACAAATGTG AAACCCTGGACGATTAG